The proteins below come from a single Polynucleobacter sp. MWH-UH23A genomic window:
- a CDS encoding (2Fe-2S)-binding protein produces the protein MQLNINGQVHNIDVEPNMPLLWAIREVVGLTGTKYGCGVAQCGACTVYMNGEPVRSCSIPVSAVGAAKITTIESLSKDNTHPVQKAWIALDVPQCGYCQSGQVMAAAALLKRIPKPTDADIDNAMSNICRCGTYQKIRDGIHVASGQKKLADVLAQYQASPATRG, from the coding sequence ATGCAGCTAAATATCAATGGTCAAGTCCACAATATTGACGTGGAGCCAAATATGCCCTTGTTGTGGGCGATACGGGAAGTGGTGGGTTTAACTGGTACCAAGTATGGGTGTGGCGTTGCGCAATGTGGCGCCTGCACTGTCTATATGAATGGCGAGCCAGTGCGTTCTTGTTCTATTCCCGTCTCAGCTGTTGGCGCTGCCAAGATCACTACTATTGAGTCGCTCTCTAAAGACAATACACATCCAGTGCAGAAAGCATGGATTGCATTAGATGTCCCTCAGTGTGGTTACTGTCAGTCCGGTCAGGTGATGGCCGCTGCAGCATTGCTCAAGCGCATTCCAAAACCAACAGATGCTGATATCGATAATGCGATGTCAAATATTTGCCGTTGCGGAACTTATCAAAAAATTCGTGATGGCATTCATGTGGCATCAGGTCAGAAAAAATTAGCGGATGTGCTGGCGCAATACCAAGCTTCTCCAGCAACACGTGGTTAA
- a CDS encoding 16S rRNA pseudouridine(516) synthase: MAKPISLEKILFSQGFGTRRYCADLVYADLVKVNGVLAEDPDERISTEGLTLNVDGKDWEYHEKAYIAFNKPLNYECSHKTTHHASVYSLLPAPFVERGLQCVGRLDYDTTGLLLISDDGQFIHKMTTPKKNIGKVYEITAASPITQSQIDHLLNGVVLDDDPRPCYATACQQVSENVLAMTIVEGRYHQVKRMMAAVGNHVAQLHRTQIGAYLMPKDLPEGQWRWLYADDLRLLSQSVDLK, translated from the coding sequence ATGGCAAAACCGATCTCTCTTGAAAAAATCTTATTTAGCCAAGGCTTTGGCACGCGACGCTATTGCGCTGATTTAGTCTATGCTGATTTAGTCAAGGTTAATGGGGTTTTGGCGGAAGATCCAGACGAGCGTATCTCTACCGAAGGCCTCACACTCAATGTAGACGGCAAAGATTGGGAATATCACGAGAAAGCTTACATTGCATTCAATAAGCCCCTGAATTATGAGTGCTCCCACAAGACAACACATCACGCAAGTGTCTACAGTCTATTGCCTGCGCCCTTTGTAGAACGAGGTCTGCAGTGTGTGGGTCGACTAGATTACGATACCACTGGATTGCTATTAATTTCAGATGATGGTCAATTCATTCACAAGATGACGACGCCAAAAAAGAATATTGGTAAAGTCTACGAGATCACCGCAGCAAGCCCGATTACTCAATCTCAGATCGATCATTTACTCAATGGCGTAGTTTTAGACGATGATCCAAGGCCATGTTATGCCACAGCTTGCCAACAGGTTTCCGAGAATGTGTTAGCGATGACAATCGTTGAAGGAAGATATCATCAGGTAAAGCGCATGATGGCTGCGGTTGGTAATCATGTAGCCCAGCTACACCGTACGCAAATTGGTGCTTATTTAATGCCTAAAGATTTGCCAGAAGGCCAGTGGCGCTGGCTTTATGCAGATGATTTGCGCCTTCTATCTCAAAGTGTGGATTTAAAGTGA
- a CDS encoding BLUF domain-containing protein, with amino-acid sequence MPKPKDLIELSYLSEAVSDMSFLGLMRLLESARVFNQKHGVTGILFYDNQQFGQIIEGERANIMKVWKRIQEDDRHHRIYLLEIREIAERSFPDWLMRFYGGETLVRDYPVLAGMVAGMDKHSLRLLNQMRAAQEE; translated from the coding sequence ATGCCAAAACCAAAAGACCTCATCGAGCTAAGTTATTTGAGCGAAGCAGTCTCAGATATGTCTTTCCTTGGTTTGATGCGACTCTTAGAGTCAGCACGAGTCTTTAATCAAAAACATGGTGTGACTGGCATTTTGTTTTACGATAATCAGCAGTTCGGGCAAATCATTGAAGGTGAGCGCGCTAACATCATGAAGGTTTGGAAGCGGATTCAAGAAGACGATCGTCATCATCGCATTTATCTATTAGAGATTCGTGAAATTGCAGAGCGAAGCTTTCCAGACTGGCTTATGCGCTTTTATGGCGGAGAAACACTAGTACGAGACTATCCAGTATTGGCGGGCATGGTTGCTGGTATGGATAAGCACAGCTTGCGCCTGCTCAATCAGATGCGCGCCGCCCAAGAAGAGTAG
- a CDS encoding peptidylprolyl isomerase → MRKLVFKSLLIATLSAATGSIYAQQSGLPINAAASVNGVIITNDMVEQGIRVALSQGQKDSPELRKAVIEKYIEVLLLSQQAEKDGLANSDKANTQLAMIRQNYLADLELATFMEKNPITDADVRAEYNKQVGSLGPQGMIVEYKISDIAVASEADAQAAMSRIKKGEAFDKVARSVSLAPNKAQGGAAGWVQLGQLPQPLSAAIANLNKGQMSTPIQMQQAWYLIKVEDKRSSKPPTFEQAEKAVRAGLMQKKQFEFLSQLAKDSKIIVQ, encoded by the coding sequence ATGAGAAAACTAGTATTTAAAAGCCTATTGATTGCTACGCTGAGTGCTGCAACAGGTTCAATTTATGCCCAGCAAAGCGGGTTGCCAATTAATGCGGCTGCTTCCGTTAATGGTGTCATCATCACGAATGATATGGTTGAGCAAGGAATTCGAGTTGCTTTATCTCAGGGTCAGAAAGATTCTCCTGAACTACGCAAAGCGGTGATCGAGAAATATATTGAAGTGTTATTACTTTCTCAGCAGGCCGAGAAAGACGGATTGGCAAATTCTGATAAGGCCAATACGCAACTAGCCATGATTCGCCAAAACTACTTAGCGGATCTAGAGTTAGCCACATTCATGGAAAAAAATCCTATTACCGATGCCGATGTGCGTGCTGAGTACAACAAGCAGGTGGGATCTTTAGGCCCGCAAGGCATGATTGTGGAATACAAGATCAGCGATATTGCCGTTGCAAGTGAAGCAGATGCTCAAGCAGCTATGAGTCGCATTAAAAAAGGCGAAGCCTTTGATAAGGTTGCTCGTAGCGTTTCCCTTGCTCCCAATAAGGCTCAGGGTGGTGCGGCTGGCTGGGTTCAGCTCGGCCAACTTCCACAGCCGTTATCTGCTGCTATTGCCAATCTCAACAAAGGTCAGATGTCTACCCCAATCCAGATGCAACAAGCTTGGTATTTAATTAAGGTTGAGGATAAGCGTTCAAGCAAGCCACCAACATTTGAGCAGGCAGAAAAAGCTGTCAGAGCTGGTTTAATGCAGAAAAAGCAATTTGAGTTCTTATCTCAGCTTGCCAAAGATTCTAAGATCATAGTTCAGTAA
- a CDS encoding 4a-hydroxytetrahydrobiopterin dehydratase, which produces MKSTRLPNDFDFEKHLPLWKRDIAGIAIERNFIFKDFQQAFAFMTLCAQFAEEIDHHPDWSNTWNRVNVRLSTHSENALTQLDIEMAKKMDGFAAQIQTQVQT; this is translated from the coding sequence GTGAAGTCTACTAGATTGCCAAACGATTTTGATTTTGAGAAACATCTTCCCTTATGGAAACGGGATATTGCAGGTATTGCAATCGAGCGCAACTTTATTTTTAAAGACTTTCAACAGGCATTTGCTTTTATGACGCTTTGTGCCCAATTCGCTGAAGAAATCGATCATCATCCTGATTGGTCAAACACCTGGAATCGAGTCAATGTGCGCTTAAGCACTCATTCAGAAAACGCATTAACGCAATTAGATATTGAAATGGCTAAAAAGATGGATGGCTTTGCTGCACAAATTCAAACTCAAGTTCAAACCTAA
- a CDS encoding lipocalin family protein codes for MNNFSRLVFTLKLFLLCSFSYAQESAVKTIPSLDVPRYMGTWYEIAKFPNWFQKKCVSNTQAVYSFRPDGNLKVLNSCKTADGEISQAEGTARQVGAKDSPKLEVRFAPAWLSFLPMVWGDYWIIDLDSQYQVAAVSDPRREYLWVLSRNPQMDKKTYDALLQRLQNQQFDIHKLELTQQLVSFPKN; via the coding sequence ATGAATAACTTTAGTCGTCTGGTTTTTACACTTAAACTATTTTTGCTGTGTTCATTTAGTTACGCCCAAGAGTCTGCTGTCAAAACTATCCCCTCTCTTGATGTGCCTCGCTACATGGGAACTTGGTATGAGATTGCCAAATTTCCAAATTGGTTTCAGAAGAAATGTGTCAGCAATACCCAGGCGGTTTATTCATTTAGGCCTGACGGAAACTTAAAAGTGCTTAATAGCTGTAAAACTGCTGATGGCGAGATCTCTCAAGCAGAAGGGACAGCAAGGCAAGTAGGTGCAAAAGATTCGCCAAAGTTAGAGGTGCGGTTTGCTCCGGCTTGGCTATCTTTCTTGCCAATGGTTTGGGGTGATTACTGGATCATCGATCTAGATTCTCAATATCAGGTAGCAGCAGTAAGCGACCCTAGAAGAGAGTATCTATGGGTATTGTCTAGAAATCCACAAATGGATAAAAAGACCTACGATGCTTTGTTGCAGCGCCTACAGAATCAACAATTTGACATTCATAAGCTAGAGCTCACTCAGCAGTTAGTAAGTTTCCCAAAAAATTAA
- the msrP gene encoding protein-methionine-sulfoxide reductase catalytic subunit MsrP gives MRFKDKTILASDITPRDVFENRRSIIKTAAAGGFGMALAPWFSRQALASNPEKLAATLNTTYSVKEEPTPYKYVTGYNNFYEFGTDKSDPAAHANTLQTRPWAISIEGLVKKPLTLDIDALLKLAPIEERIYRLRCVEGWSMVIPWDGYSLSKLINKVEPLGSAKYVEFISLADRKQMPGVGSNILDWPYREGLRMDEAMNPLTLLTLGLYGEVLPKQNGAPVRIVVPWKYGFKSAKSIVKIRFTEEMPKTSWSQFDSREYGFYSNVNPQVDHPRWSQATERRIGDPKGMFAPKVKTQMFNGYADQVASMYAGMDLKKYY, from the coding sequence ATGCGCTTTAAAGATAAAACCATACTTGCTAGTGACATCACGCCTAGAGACGTTTTTGAAAATCGACGTTCGATAATCAAGACTGCCGCAGCTGGTGGTTTTGGTATGGCTTTAGCACCATGGTTTTCTCGTCAAGCGCTTGCATCAAACCCAGAAAAATTAGCTGCCACTTTAAATACGACCTATAGCGTTAAAGAAGAGCCAACACCATATAAGTACGTTACTGGCTATAACAATTTCTATGAGTTTGGCACTGATAAATCTGATCCAGCTGCCCATGCAAATACTTTGCAAACAAGACCATGGGCGATCTCCATTGAGGGGCTTGTAAAAAAACCACTTACGCTAGATATCGATGCATTATTAAAGCTAGCTCCAATTGAAGAGCGTATTTATCGTTTGCGCTGTGTTGAAGGTTGGTCCATGGTAATTCCTTGGGATGGGTACTCCTTATCCAAATTAATAAACAAAGTTGAGCCATTGGGGTCCGCAAAGTATGTGGAATTTATTTCTCTGGCAGATCGCAAACAGATGCCAGGAGTCGGTAGCAATATTCTGGATTGGCCCTATCGTGAAGGCTTGCGCATGGATGAGGCCATGAATCCTCTGACCTTGCTGACGTTGGGTTTATACGGAGAAGTTTTGCCTAAGCAAAATGGTGCGCCTGTACGAATAGTGGTGCCCTGGAAGTATGGTTTCAAGAGCGCAAAATCAATTGTCAAAATTCGATTTACCGAAGAGATGCCAAAGACCAGTTGGAGTCAGTTTGATTCAAGGGAGTATGGTTTTTACTCCAACGTCAATCCACAGGTTGATCATCCACGTTGGAGCCAAGCGACAGAGCGTCGTATTGGTGACCCCAAGGGAATGTTTGCACCAAAAGTGAAGACCCAAATGTTTAATGGATACGCAGACCAAGTTGCGAGCATGTATGCTGGGATGGATTTAAAAAAATACTATTAA
- a CDS encoding SDR family NAD(P)-dependent oxidoreductase, with amino-acid sequence MEHTVLVTGATAGFGEATARRFLAHGHKVIAVGRRQERLDAIKASLPVDQQKRLLTLSVDVCDSAKVDKLANALPAEFANVTVLVNNAGLALGLEPAHQAFLNDWDRMIDTNIKGLVHMSRAFLPGMVERKRGHVINLGSVAANYPYPGGNVYGGTKAFVKQFSLNLRADLIGTPVRVTCIEPGMCSGTEFSNVRFKGDDDKAGKVYTGVKALSADDVAEAIYWSATLPSHMNINVLELMPVQQAFNAFNVHRGEL; translated from the coding sequence ATGGAACATACTGTTTTGGTGACTGGTGCAACTGCTGGATTTGGTGAGGCAACAGCTAGACGCTTTTTAGCACATGGACATAAAGTGATTGCGGTTGGAAGGCGGCAAGAGCGCCTAGATGCTATTAAAGCCTCTTTGCCTGTGGATCAGCAAAAACGTTTACTCACTTTATCGGTGGATGTTTGTGATAGCGCCAAAGTGGATAAGTTAGCCAATGCATTGCCAGCAGAATTTGCGAACGTAACAGTATTAGTTAATAACGCCGGATTAGCATTGGGCTTAGAGCCAGCACATCAAGCATTTCTGAATGATTGGGATCGAATGATTGACACCAACATTAAAGGTTTGGTTCATATGAGCCGTGCATTTTTACCGGGCATGGTTGAGCGTAAGCGTGGTCACGTCATTAACCTAGGTTCTGTAGCTGCTAATTACCCCTATCCTGGTGGAAATGTCTACGGCGGTACCAAAGCTTTTGTAAAGCAATTTAGTTTAAATTTGCGTGCTGATTTAATTGGCACCCCTGTGCGTGTGACTTGCATTGAGCCTGGTATGTGTTCGGGAACCGAGTTTTCAAATGTGCGCTTTAAGGGCGATGATGATAAAGCGGGCAAAGTCTACACTGGTGTGAAAGCATTAAGTGCCGACGATGTTGCTGAAGCAATTTATTGGTCAGCCACTTTGCCAAGTCACATGAATATTAATGTGTTAGAGCTGATGCCAGTGCAACAAGCATTTAATGCATTCAATGTGCATCGCGGAGAACTTTAA
- a CDS encoding MBL fold metallo-hydrolase produces MKRSPSIQHVLPPGIEVFERGWLSANNILHFGEHDVSLVDTGYVAHQGMTLALVRNALNKHQLNTVNKVVNTHLHSDHCGGNSALQEAYGSQIYIPASEAEAVRDWNMDLLSYQNLGQDCPRFSFNHLLIPDQHITLGRYEWDILAAPGHDPHSVMLYQEQNGILISADALWEEGFGVIFPELWGESGFEEVAQTLDLIESLSISLVIPGHGKPFVDVAAALATARSRLDYLASDPDRNARHGAKVLLKYKLLEWRSKELSLVNQWISNTPALNSAAKQLNMNMDEFCIWLMQALAKSGAAVIEDNHLIDKN; encoded by the coding sequence TTGAAACGGTCTCCATCAATACAACATGTATTGCCTCCGGGCATTGAGGTCTTTGAGAGAGGGTGGTTGTCTGCCAATAATATTCTTCACTTTGGCGAGCATGATGTTTCCTTGGTCGACACTGGTTATGTTGCTCATCAAGGCATGACTCTAGCCCTTGTGCGTAATGCCTTGAATAAACACCAGCTAAATACTGTCAATAAGGTTGTTAATACTCACCTGCATTCCGATCACTGTGGTGGCAATTCAGCCTTGCAAGAGGCTTATGGTAGCCAGATTTATATCCCTGCTTCTGAAGCTGAAGCAGTTCGCGATTGGAATATGGATTTACTTAGTTATCAAAACCTAGGGCAAGACTGCCCACGATTTAGCTTTAATCATTTACTAATACCAGACCAGCATATAACTCTAGGTCGATATGAATGGGATATCTTGGCTGCGCCAGGGCATGACCCTCACTCAGTTATGTTATATCAAGAGCAGAATGGCATATTAATTTCTGCCGATGCTTTGTGGGAAGAAGGCTTTGGTGTGATCTTCCCCGAGCTTTGGGGTGAATCGGGATTCGAAGAAGTCGCTCAAACTCTTGATCTCATAGAAAGCCTTTCGATTTCTTTAGTGATTCCGGGGCATGGAAAACCTTTTGTGGATGTTGCTGCCGCTCTCGCTACAGCGCGCTCCCGTCTAGATTACTTAGCATCAGACCCTGACAGAAATGCTCGACATGGAGCTAAAGTCTTACTGAAATACAAATTATTAGAATGGCGTAGCAAAGAGTTATCTTTAGTAAATCAATGGATCTCAAATACGCCCGCCTTAAATAGCGCAGCAAAGCAATTGAATATGAATATGGATGAATTTTGTATATGGCTTATGCAAGCATTGGCTAAGTCTGGCGCGGCTGTTATCGAGGATAATCACTTAATCGATAAAAATTAG
- a CDS encoding protein-methionine-sulfoxide reductase heme-binding subunit MsrQ has protein sequence MEPFLYLAYYDVMQANIKLSKTILFFIALMPLARLLWLANDDGLGANPIEFITRSTGAWALVFLCITLAMTPMRMITGSASWIKYRRMLGLFCFFYACLHFGIWFYLDQSLDLQAMIHDVLKRPFITMGFLSLVLLLPLAFTSNQWAIRKLGRRWTLLHKLVYIIACTAIAHYWWHKAGKNDLGTVAIYAGVIVGLLFLRLPAIRRWFVA, from the coding sequence TTGGAGCCATTTTTATATTTGGCTTACTATGACGTGATGCAGGCAAATATCAAGTTATCCAAAACTATTCTATTTTTTATTGCGCTAATGCCGCTAGCGCGCCTATTGTGGTTGGCGAACGATGATGGCCTGGGAGCTAATCCAATCGAATTTATCACCCGCTCAACAGGCGCCTGGGCTTTGGTATTTTTGTGCATTACTCTCGCCATGACTCCAATGCGAATGATCACAGGTTCTGCGAGTTGGATTAAGTATCGTCGTATGTTGGGACTCTTTTGTTTCTTCTATGCCTGTCTCCATTTTGGAATTTGGTTTTATTTAGACCAATCTTTAGATTTGCAAGCAATGATTCATGATGTTCTCAAGCGCCCATTCATTACGATGGGTTTCTTAAGCCTCGTCTTATTATTGCCCCTAGCATTCACATCCAATCAGTGGGCGATTCGCAAGCTAGGCAGGCGATGGACTTTATTGCATAAATTGGTTTACATCATCGCTTGCACAGCCATTGCCCACTACTGGTGGCATAAGGCTGGAAAAAATGACTTAGGAACAGTAGCAATATATGCTGGCGTGATCGTAGGCTTACTTTTTCTGCGACTGCCTGCCATTCGTAGATGGTTTGTAGCCTAG
- a CDS encoding molybdopterin cofactor-binding domain-containing protein, translating to MTLENTSRRDFIIKGTVLGGGLMLGIGALPENALAQAGAQYDPNTPTKAGDAEVNAWVSIKPDDTVYIRIARSEMGQGTRTGLAQLVTEELECNWKKVKTQSATPGQSLARKRVWGEHGTGGSRGIRISEDYVRRGAAAARIMLLQAAANQWNVPVSELTVDKGVITHIPSGRKTTYGKVAELASTLTPPDPKSITLRDPRKWKVAGQPYARIDTANKVNGTKVYGADLQMPDMLCASVKSCPVFGGKLVSYDEAKIRGMRGVKGVVQINDSTVAVVADTWWRANTALNALPIVWDEGKAANVSQADIDKMLRNGLDEQGDFWQRKVGDAPQAINSSAKKVEAIYYTPYRAHVTMEPMNATVKISGDRAEAWVPTQNGEGSLAALSEATGIPLANCEVYKLDSGCGLGRRGSTQDFTTFAAKVAMKFPGTPVKVLWSREEDMTHDYYHPIAMAKMSAGIDSSGNVTGMHIKVAGQSINATLAPSAIKDGKDERQLQGFYEKGPDAQLGYTFPTLLTEYVMKNTHVPVGPWRGVNTNQNGIFMECFMDECAKAAGKDPVKFRQVLMQNHPKHLGVLNAAAEKANWDKPLPAGTYRGVAQFMGYASYSACVAEVSVDGKMVHVKRLVFALNSGHVVNPYLTREQIEGSVAMALGAIFNPEITVENGRIKQQNLDSYPLLKLASTPRIETVLVPTYDFWGGVGEPTICVVGPAVANAISAAIGRPVRNFPLYKEGLTLA from the coding sequence ATGACACTCGAAAATACTTCACGTCGCGATTTCATTATCAAGGGCACCGTGCTTGGCGGAGGCCTCATGTTGGGTATTGGCGCTTTACCAGAAAACGCTTTGGCCCAGGCTGGGGCGCAATATGACCCTAATACGCCTACTAAAGCTGGTGATGCAGAAGTCAATGCCTGGGTAAGCATTAAACCAGATGACACCGTTTATATTCGTATTGCTCGATCAGAGATGGGGCAGGGAACTCGAACTGGCTTGGCGCAATTAGTGACCGAAGAGTTGGAATGTAACTGGAAAAAAGTCAAAACACAGTCAGCCACACCAGGACAAAGCTTGGCACGCAAGCGCGTTTGGGGTGAGCACGGTACTGGTGGCAGTCGCGGCATCCGAATATCAGAAGACTATGTGCGACGTGGTGCAGCAGCTGCTCGTATCATGTTGCTTCAGGCTGCTGCAAATCAATGGAATGTTCCTGTTAGTGAATTGACTGTTGATAAAGGGGTGATTACACACATCCCATCTGGGCGCAAAACAACTTACGGAAAAGTTGCTGAGCTGGCATCTACCTTAACTCCCCCTGATCCAAAATCAATCACCCTAAGAGATCCTCGCAAGTGGAAGGTTGCTGGTCAGCCTTACGCACGCATTGATACCGCCAATAAAGTCAACGGTACCAAGGTGTATGGTGCCGATTTGCAAATGCCAGACATGTTGTGCGCATCGGTGAAGTCCTGCCCGGTTTTTGGTGGCAAGCTTGTCAGTTATGACGAGGCAAAGATTCGGGGAATGCGTGGTGTCAAAGGCGTTGTCCAGATTAACGATAGTACTGTTGCCGTCGTGGCTGATACATGGTGGCGTGCAAACACTGCTTTGAATGCTTTGCCGATCGTCTGGGATGAGGGCAAAGCCGCCAATGTTTCACAGGCCGATATCGATAAGATGTTGCGTAATGGCTTGGATGAGCAGGGTGATTTCTGGCAGCGCAAAGTGGGTGATGCGCCTCAAGCAATTAATAGCTCCGCAAAGAAGGTCGAAGCAATTTATTACACCCCATATCGAGCTCACGTCACGATGGAGCCAATGAACGCAACTGTGAAGATTAGTGGTGACCGTGCTGAGGCTTGGGTGCCAACACAAAATGGTGAAGGCTCATTAGCGGCATTGTCAGAAGCTACCGGCATTCCTCTAGCGAACTGTGAAGTTTATAAGCTTGACTCTGGTTGTGGTCTTGGTCGCCGTGGTTCCACTCAAGACTTTACAACTTTTGCTGCAAAAGTCGCTATGAAATTTCCAGGCACTCCTGTAAAAGTGTTATGGAGTCGTGAAGAAGATATGACCCATGACTACTACCATCCGATTGCGATGGCCAAGATGAGCGCCGGTATTGATAGCAGCGGCAATGTGACTGGTATGCATATTAAAGTGGCAGGCCAATCTATTAACGCGACATTAGCGCCTTCAGCAATCAAGGATGGCAAAGATGAGCGGCAATTACAAGGCTTTTATGAAAAGGGCCCCGATGCGCAACTTGGCTATACCTTCCCAACTCTCTTGACTGAATACGTCATGAAAAATACCCACGTTCCAGTTGGACCATGGCGTGGCGTTAATACAAACCAGAATGGCATCTTTATGGAATGCTTTATGGATGAGTGTGCCAAAGCGGCAGGCAAAGATCCTGTGAAATTTAGGCAAGTACTTATGCAGAATCATCCAAAGCATTTGGGGGTTCTCAATGCAGCCGCTGAAAAAGCAAATTGGGATAAGCCATTGCCTGCGGGCACCTATCGTGGCGTTGCGCAGTTTATGGGTTATGCCAGCTACTCGGCATGCGTCGCCGAAGTCTCAGTCGATGGAAAAATGGTACATGTGAAGCGCCTAGTATTCGCTTTAAATTCGGGCCACGTCGTCAACCCTTACTTAACGCGTGAGCAAATTGAGGGTTCAGTAGCGATGGCCTTAGGTGCGATTTTCAATCCAGAAATTACCGTTGAAAACGGCCGTATTAAGCAACAAAACCTCGATTCTTATCCTCTCTTGAAATTGGCTTCAACCCCCAGAATTGAAACAGTTCTGGTGCCAACTTATGATTTCTGGGGTGGGGTAGGTGAGCCAACCATTTGTGTCGTTGGTCCCGCTGTCGCTAATGCGATATCGGCCGCGATTGGAAGGCCTGTGCGTAACTTCCCTCTGTATAAAGAAGGATTAACTCTCGCTTAA
- a CDS encoding SOS response-associated peptidase family protein: MCVQYLTTDNNAWVKSHFDLELPPSSAHDVFPTYPGMIVLKSHNTQRTAIGPARFGLIPAWAKDEDFGRKTYNARSETVSEKPSYKNAWSKRHFALALADAFYEPCYESGKAVRTKIGQANQEPMAIASIWDTWTEPETGELIVSFSMLTIDASEHPIMRRCHKPEDEKRTVVPLRPDLFDRWLNATPDTALELLNLNSIPELAFSE; encoded by the coding sequence ATGTGTGTTCAATATCTAACTACCGACAACAATGCTTGGGTCAAATCCCACTTTGACCTAGAGTTGCCACCGTCAAGCGCCCATGATGTTTTTCCGACCTATCCAGGAATGATTGTTCTTAAGAGCCACAATACCCAACGAACTGCAATTGGCCCTGCTCGCTTTGGGCTCATTCCGGCATGGGCAAAAGACGAAGATTTTGGCAGGAAAACCTATAACGCTCGATCTGAAACGGTTAGCGAAAAACCTTCTTACAAAAACGCTTGGTCAAAACGTCACTTTGCATTAGCACTAGCAGATGCTTTTTATGAACCCTGCTATGAATCTGGCAAAGCTGTCAGAACAAAAATTGGTCAAGCCAATCAAGAGCCCATGGCAATTGCCTCCATTTGGGACACCTGGACCGAACCAGAAACAGGTGAATTAATTGTGTCATTCTCGATGCTAACGATTGATGCCAGCGAACACCCCATCATGCGACGTTGTCATAAGCCAGAAGATGAAAAGCGCACAGTTGTTCCATTACGACCAGATTTATTTGATCGCTGGCTCAATGCCACTCCCGATACTGCACTTGAGCTATTGAATTTAAATTCGATTCCGGAACTCGCCTTCTCCGAATAA
- a CDS encoding DUF2889 domain-containing protein, translating into MPQFIIIELSAFRISYLVTMLSFPKPRSPLHTREITFQGYAREDGLWDIEGHLKDYKATPFTTGGTTWQPGEAFHDMWVRVTLNNELVIQDIEVVMDGHPHPECPQAIPPMTALIGERLGKGWRKTIQTHIGGIAGCTHLRELLNSLATAAFQAIPGALFDPDENKPPLYLGTCKSWDFNGPVVMRVYPKFYRWKEQDKKF; encoded by the coding sequence TTGCCTCAATTCATTATCATTGAGCTATCAGCCTTTCGCATTTCTTATTTGGTCACCATGCTTTCATTCCCCAAACCCCGATCACCTCTACACACCCGAGAAATCACTTTCCAGGGTTATGCGCGGGAAGATGGTTTATGGGATATCGAAGGGCATTTAAAGGACTACAAAGCAACTCCGTTTACAACTGGTGGAACCACTTGGCAACCTGGTGAAGCTTTTCATGACATGTGGGTTAGGGTGACTCTCAATAATGAATTAGTGATTCAAGATATTGAAGTGGTCATGGATGGGCACCCCCATCCTGAATGCCCTCAAGCAATTCCACCGATGACCGCTTTGATTGGCGAAAGACTGGGTAAGGGCTGGCGAAAAACCATTCAAACTCACATTGGCGGGATTGCAGGCTGTACGCACTTGCGCGAGCTACTCAACAGCTTAGCTACAGCAGCCTTTCAAGCCATTCCAGGTGCCTTATTTGATCCCGATGAAAACAAGCCGCCCCTATATCTTGGTACCTGCAAATCTTGGGATTTCAACGGGCCAGTAGTGATGCGTGTCTATCCCAAGTTTTACCGCTGGAAAGAACAAGACAAAAAGTTTTAA